The Rhizobium favelukesii DNA segment TCCTCAGCCATCGCATTTGATGAGGTCAACATCGCACCTACCAAGGCAGCCATGATCGGTGCGCAGTTCTTGCCGAGGCGCGATGCAAAATATGGGGAGACGCTATTCTTCATCATCATGATTTCACCTTCTACGTTAAACTATTCATCGATTGATGCGGAGAGGCTGGGACAGGTAGACTTACAAGAGCTCCCGAGCGAACTCAGGAAACCCACACCGGCGTCTCGTTCTTAGCGGCCGCTGGCTTTGATCCGTGCGACAGCCGTGCTCACCCGGTCACCATTGACCAGCTTGCGCACCTCATCGTCTTTCCGAACGGGATTGTTCCGGAAGACATACCATTTCCCGCCGATTGACGGCTTCTGGTAAATCACGCCATTTGTTTCGCGGTGCAGAAAACAGGTGACCGCTTGCGTCCCGGCTCTGTAGTCGTTGGAGAACCAACTCGCACGCATGCATAGCTCACCGTCGTCGGTCGCGCGCCAAGTCCCTTCCGCATAGGACCAATGGGTACCGTTGCGGACTTGAGCTGCAAACTTATTGCGGCTTGCTGGGAGCAGCCAAACTTTGGTTTTCTCGGCAGAGAAATATCCTCCTCCACTAGTCCACTTCCACGTGCGCCCGGCGTA contains these protein-coding regions:
- a CDS encoding DUF995 domain-containing protein, giving the protein MIRKCFTIASAVMFALLLVGNASAAPRPKAEDPIARLAVKASPMKANALEKLYAGRTWKWTSGGGYFSAEKTKVWLLPASRNKFAAQVRNGTHWSYAEGTWRATDDGELCMRASWFSNDYRAGTQAVTCFLHRETNGVIYQKPSIGGKWYVFRNNPVRKDDEVRKLVNGDRVSTAVARIKASGR